ACTTTTGGTTTATCACGTGTAACATTTAGAGAGATGGCCAATCAAGGTCTTATCCCAGGTGTAAGAAAAGCTAGTTGGTAATATTATTTAAATAATCGGATTTAAGGTTCAACACCAACGTTGAAAACCAAAATCACAAAATCAATTCATTATGTACTCAGATCCAATTGCGGATTATTTGACAAGAATTAGAAACGCGGTACGTGCTAACCACAGAGTGGTAGAGATTCCAGCATCTAATTTAAAAAAAGACATCACTAAAATATTATTCGAACAAGGATATATTTTAAGTTACAAGTTTGATGACTCTTCAGTACAAGGTTCTATTAAAATAGCACTTAAGTACAACAAAGAGACAAAAGAGCCAGTAATCAAAAAACTTCAACGTATTAGTACTCCTGGTTTACGTAAGTATGCTAGTTCTAATGATATGCCTAGAATCTTAAATGGACTTGGTGTTGCTATTGTTTCTACTTCTCACGGAGTAATGACAGGTAAACAAGCCAAAAGAGATAATGTAGGTGGCGAAGTATTATGTTACGTTCACTAATTTTTAAACCAGAAAGAAATGTCAAGAATAGGAAATAATCCAGTAGCCATTCCAGAAGGTGTAACAGTTGACGTTAAAGATAACGTAGTAACTGTAAAAGGGAAATTAGGTGAATTAACACAAAATTACGATTCTGTCGAAATTAAGGTAGAAGATGGTAATGTGATGGTAGCACGTTCTTCAGATTCTAAAGATCAAAAAGCCAAACATGGTTTATATAGATCTTTAATGAATAACATGGTAGAAGGTGTATCTAAAGGTTGGACTAAAGAATTAGAATTAGTTGGTGTAGGTTACAGAGCATCAAACCAAGGACAAAAATTAGACTTAGCTTTAGGATTTTCTCATAATATTGTTTTAAACATTGCTGAAGAAGTAAAAGTTGAAACAGTTTCAGAAAAAGGGAAAAACCCAATTATAAAATTAACATCATTCGATAAACAATTAGTTGGTCAAGTAGCTGCTAAGATACGCGGATTCAGACCACCAGAGCCTTATAAAGGAAAAGGTGTGAAGTTTGTTGGTGAAGTATTAAGAAGAAAAGCTGGTAAATCAGCATAATAATTTAGTTATGGCATTGACAAAGAACGAAAGACGACTAAGAATAAAAAACAGAATTCGCAAGGTAGTTTCTGGAACAGAAGCTAGACCTAGATTAGCTGTTTATAGAAGTAATAAAGAAATTTATGCTCAGGTAGTTGATGATGTAAACGGTAAAACGTTAGCATCTTCTTCATCTAGAGATAAAGACATAAGTGCTGCAAAAGGTAATAAATCTGAAATCGCTGAACTAGTTGGTAAGGCATTAGGAGAAAAAGCTTTAAAAGCGGGTGTTGAAACTATTGCTTTTGATAGAGGTGGATATTTATACCACGGAAGAATTAAATCATTAGCTGATGGCGCTAGAGCCGCAGGACTTAAATTTTAAGAAATTATGTTCAAAAAATATAAAAGCGCAGAATTAGTAAAACCAGGTGGATTAGATCTTAAGGATCGTTTAGTTGGTGTGCAAAGGGTTACTAAAGTAACTAAAGGTGGTAGAGCATTTGGTTTCTCAGCAATCGTTGTGGTTGGTGATGAAGCTGGTGTTGTAGGACAAGGTTTAGGTAAATCTAAAGATGTTGCTAGTGCAATTGCAAAAGCTGTCGAAGATGCTAAGAAAAACCTAGTTAGAATTCCTATCATTAAAGGAACTTTACCCCACGAACAAAAAGGTAAATTTGGTGGAGCAAGAGTAAATATTATTCCTGCTGCTCCTGGTACAGGTGTAATTGCTGGTGGTGCTGTACGTACAGTATTAGAGGCCGTTGGTATTCACGATGTATTATCTAAATCTCAAGGATCTTCAAACCCTCATAACGTAGTAAAAGCAACTTTTGATGCTTTATTACAATTAAGAGATGCGAATGCCATTGCAAGAGATAGAGGTATTTCACTTCAACAAGTTTTTAACGCTTAATAACGACAGAGATGGCAAAAATTAAAGTAACAAAGGTTAAAAGCGCAATCAATCGTACGCTAAGACAAAAAAGAACTTTAGAAGCTCTTGGTCTTAAAAAGATTGGTCAGGTAAAAGAGCATGAGGCTACACCAAATATTCTTGGTATGGTTGCTAAAGTTTCACATTTAGTTTCTGTTGAAGAAACAAAATAATATAACTGAAAATGGATTTAAGTAATTTAAAACCTGCAGAAGGTTCAGTAAAAAATCAAGGAAAAAGAATAGGTCGTGGACAAGGTTCTGGTAAAGGTGGGACTGCTACACGTGGTCACAAAGGTGCTAAGTCTCGTTCTGGATATTCTAAGAAATTAGGTTTTGAAGGTGGTCAAATGCCTCTTCAAAGACGTGTTCCTAAGTTTGGTTTTACAAATATTAACCGTATTGAACACCAAGGCATCAATTTAGATACTTTGCAACAATTGGTTGATGACAAGAAAATTGAAGGTACAGTTGATTTTGAAACATTATTCACAAACCGTTTAGTAGATAAGAACGATTTAGTTAAGATCTTAGGACGTGGAGAATTAAAAGCAAAATTAAAAGTAACTGCTCATAAGTTTACTGCTTCAGCAAAAGCTGCTATTGAAGCTGCTGGAGGAGAAGCTGTAACTTTATAAGACTTATTTTAAGTATGAAATTTATAGAATCGTTAAAGAATGTTTGGAAAATAGAGGAACTAAGAAACAGAATTCTTATTACATTAAGTCTGTTATTAGTTTATCGTTTTGGAGCTCAAATAGTTTTACCTGGAATCGATGCTACGCTATTAGGTAGTTTAGCTGATAAGACAGATAGTGGAATATTAGGGATTCTTAATGCCTTTACTGGTGGTGCTTTTGCTAATGCTTCGGTATTTGCTTTAGGTATCATGCCTTACATTTCGGCTTCTATTGTTGTTCAGTTGATGGGGATTGCAATTCCTTATTTGCAAAAGCTTCAAAAAGAAGGCGCAAGTGGTCAAAAGAAAATCACTCAAATTACGCGTTGGTTAACAATAGCGATTTGTTTGTTACAAGCACCTGGATATTTAGCTAGTTTACCAGCTTTAGGTATTCCTGAAAGCGCATTCTTATTAGGGCAAGGTCCATTATTTTATTTTTCATCTGTATCAATTCTAGTTACTGGTTGTATATTCGCTATGTGGTTAGGAGAGAAAATTACAGATAAAGGTATTGGTAATGGTATATCTCTTTTAATAATGGTTGGTATTATCGCAAGATTACCACAAGTTTTTTTACAAAATGCAGCTACTAGATTAGAAGGGAATAACGTAATGCTTATTCTTTTTGAATTAGTAATCTGGTTTGTAATAATCCTTGGTTCTATTATGTTGGTTATGGGAGTTAGAAAAATTGCCGTACAATATGCTAGAAGAACAGCAACAGGAGGTTATGAAAAAGCTGCTATGGCTGGATCAAGACAATACATTCCGTTAAAGCTTAATGCATCTGGTGTAATGCCAATTATATTTGCACAGGCGATAATGTTTGTTCCTAGTTTAATAGGTGGTTCTTCATTCTTAAAAGAAACTGCAACCGGAATATGGATGCAAACTAATTATTCTGATATATTCGGTTTTTGGTACAATGTTACATTTGCTTTATTAATAATTGTTTTTACATATTTTTATACTGCAATTACGGTTCCAACAAACAAGATGGCAGACGATTTAAAACGTAGCGGTGGATTTATTCCAGGTATACGTCCAGGGTCTGAAACATCTGAATACTTAGATAAAATAATGTCTCAAATTACCTTACCGGGTTCTATATTTTTAGCACTTTTAGCTGTATTTCCAGCCTTTATTGTTAAGCTTATGGGAGTTCAACAAGGTTGGGCTTTATTTTTCGGAGGAACATCAT
The window above is part of the Algibacter sp. L3A6 genome. Proteins encoded here:
- the rpmD gene encoding 50S ribosomal protein L30, with amino-acid sequence MAKIKVTKVKSAINRTLRQKRTLEALGLKKIGQVKEHEATPNILGMVAKVSHLVSVEETK
- the rplR gene encoding 50S ribosomal protein L18; this encodes MALTKNERRLRIKNRIRKVVSGTEARPRLAVYRSNKEIYAQVVDDVNGKTLASSSSRDKDISAAKGNKSEIAELVGKALGEKALKAGVETIAFDRGGYLYHGRIKSLADGARAAGLKF
- the rpsH gene encoding 30S ribosomal protein S8; the encoded protein is MYSDPIADYLTRIRNAVRANHRVVEIPASNLKKDITKILFEQGYILSYKFDDSSVQGSIKIALKYNKETKEPVIKKLQRISTPGLRKYASSNDMPRILNGLGVAIVSTSHGVMTGKQAKRDNVGGEVLCYVH
- the rplF gene encoding 50S ribosomal protein L6; the protein is MSRIGNNPVAIPEGVTVDVKDNVVTVKGKLGELTQNYDSVEIKVEDGNVMVARSSDSKDQKAKHGLYRSLMNNMVEGVSKGWTKELELVGVGYRASNQGQKLDLALGFSHNIVLNIAEEVKVETVSEKGKNPIIKLTSFDKQLVGQVAAKIRGFRPPEPYKGKGVKFVGEVLRRKAGKSA
- the secY gene encoding preprotein translocase subunit SecY, whose protein sequence is MKFIESLKNVWKIEELRNRILITLSLLLVYRFGAQIVLPGIDATLLGSLADKTDSGILGILNAFTGGAFANASVFALGIMPYISASIVVQLMGIAIPYLQKLQKEGASGQKKITQITRWLTIAICLLQAPGYLASLPALGIPESAFLLGQGPLFYFSSVSILVTGCIFAMWLGEKITDKGIGNGISLLIMVGIIARLPQVFLQNAATRLEGNNVMLILFELVIWFVIILGSIMLVMGVRKIAVQYARRTATGGYEKAAMAGSRQYIPLKLNASGVMPIIFAQAIMFVPSLIGGSSFLKETATGIWMQTNYSDIFGFWYNVTFALLIIVFTYFYTAITVPTNKMADDLKRSGGFIPGIRPGSETSEYLDKIMSQITLPGSIFLALLAVFPAFIVKLMGVQQGWALFFGGTSLLIMVGVAIDTMQQINSYLLNRHYDGLMKTGKNRKAVA
- the rplO gene encoding 50S ribosomal protein L15, with translation MDLSNLKPAEGSVKNQGKRIGRGQGSGKGGTATRGHKGAKSRSGYSKKLGFEGGQMPLQRRVPKFGFTNINRIEHQGINLDTLQQLVDDKKIEGTVDFETLFTNRLVDKNDLVKILGRGELKAKLKVTAHKFTASAKAAIEAAGGEAVTL
- the rpsE gene encoding 30S ribosomal protein S5, whose product is MFKKYKSAELVKPGGLDLKDRLVGVQRVTKVTKGGRAFGFSAIVVVGDEAGVVGQGLGKSKDVASAIAKAVEDAKKNLVRIPIIKGTLPHEQKGKFGGARVNIIPAAPGTGVIAGGAVRTVLEAVGIHDVLSKSQGSSNPHNVVKATFDALLQLRDANAIARDRGISLQQVFNA